The window taatgtaaaattaATTGACGTATTTATAGAATGAGAAAAAGTCAGTCAGTGCGAGTCTCATTATGTTTTGAACATACTACTGTGCACTACACACATAAAATGTCCGCATGACGTCCCAAATTGCTGCTGCCATCCATTGGCATTATCGGACAATGGGGTAGTCTCGCAAACGTGTGGTGTTTAGTGCATCATCTCTCACATTGTCTACATTGGTCAGATCAAACTAGTTTGTGTGTGTAACAAATACCATCGACTAATCAACCACCTCTTTCATAGCCTGCCTAACCTAAATGACATGTGTCAATATGGTCTGCTGACGTATGAAATTTGGCACACAAATAATCTTATTTAATTGTATATAAATAGATACAAAGTGTGTAATTCTGATGCAAGTGTTTAACCTGAGTTCTCTGAATGAATGAAGGTTACTGAAAGAAATATATGTGAATTAGGATGTAAGTTATCGAATTATATACATTATTTACTAAAATTTATAGTTGATGAGTACGCTATTTATCTACGTGAATTCATGCTCATAATTTAGACCTGATAGCATTATCAGGTCACAGGAAAAGTTGACATTAAGCTGCAAATTAATGGCCAAATCTTCCACCACAGTTACCAAATCCACATCTTCCTTACTGGTTCCAGAAAGGTCTGCAAAGTATCGCTACAGAAATCTTATTCAATGCTAATAAGATGTGAAGTGGTCGGCAAAGCCATTAAAACCTTATTTAAAAGACGGCGATTGGAGTACAAGTGATGGGCCCCATGTCGCCTGGATCTCATTGATCCACCCTTAATTCCAATGCTGCATTGATGGGAACACAGTACACCTCAGTAAATCCTTTATACTCGTATTAATTATTACCGGCTAAGCTCGATCTGAGTTCTTCATGGCTCTTTTGCTGGGTTTCGTTTGTCCTGCGGTGGCACTCTCGTTGGGTCCTCGGCACACGGGTTTCAGGGTTGTCAAGATCATGTCGATAAATTACGCTCGAGGAGTATTAATATATTCTACCATGTGATGCCAAATGGAAAAGAGGGGAATCACCTTCTCCTACGTAGTCAACACTCATCATATATGACAACAGCATTGCAGGGATACTTGAGCGAGTTGGAGCAAGCTTATGTCCCATTTTGATGGGTGGTCTGCTCGCTGTAGCAGGTGGCCCATCAGAGCAGGCTTCTCCACCTTCTTATAGTCTCGGCTGGCTTCGATTCTACCTCGCTCTGCTTCTCGCCTTGTCGCCATGAGGTCGCCAAGCTCTCCTTTGCCGCGCATGGCCTTCGTTCTCCTGCTTCTGCTGGTGGCTGGGCAGTTTGCCAGCCTCGGCCGTGCAAGAACGGTCAACCGAGAGGTGAAGAGGTGGAAGAGCGAGTTCCCCCGGATTGCTCCTTCCCAAGAGCACGGCgacaacgacgacgacgatggcATCCGCTTCCGCCCGATTCATGGAGTTTCCAAGAGATTGGTGCCTCAGGGTCCAAATCCACTGCACAACTGATCGGCGTCTGGCGCACGTTACTGCGTCTTCCTTTCCACTGGAGCACAAAACGAAGTTACAGACCATTATTATTTCATCTATGCTTATAATGATATAGTTATTGTATGTAATCTACATTCCGAGGAAGCATAATTCTAAGCCTTCTCCTTTCAGTAAGTAACGAGAGAATGGGGTGTGTAAACTACGGAGGATAGCAAGTAGTAATCATATAGTTGGTACCATGCACTAGAATGGTGGCCAACACCTGTGACAGGGGTAACTGCAGATCAATGTACTCTAGCTTCCAAGGAAAGGTTGTGTGCTAATATTTTTTGATGTTAGCCATGATTGGTGAGCAGAAGACAACCGATGAAACATGGTGTGGAGTCTCAATTACCCCACGCTGCTGACCGGCCTTTTGTTCCTTCTGTAGAATGCTTCTGAAGAAGTAGGCGAGTTTAAAACTTGAAGAAGCAACAAGAGAATAATGGAAATCCTTTTTCCTCGAGTGACTGTGTTAGCCTCTGTCTTGTAGTGTTGAGCAAGGTAGCCAATTCAACCACCATTACATGTCATGCAAGTTATTGTTGGTCTTTAATCCGATATCTTGTAGAATTCCCGAAAGACAGCTCTAAGATCAAGTCATTTGAGTTGGTCAATCAAGATCTCTGCTTTACTCATCCTCCTTTTAGATCAAAGCTCTACCAATCCTGCCGTTGGACTATTGGCACTAAATCTCTTCACAGGTCCAGTAAATCTCAATGTTTTCTCATTCTTTCTCCTATCCGAATAACATTTTCTTTTATTGTAAATAACTCGGTCTTAACTTTGAGTTGATGTATCCATATCTCGTTCTACAAATGAAAAGATGccttataataatatttattacttGTACACTTACCTAATGTAACTCAAATTAAATAATAAGGTTTTTATACTACTATGACAAAAAACAATCGAAAAATACCTAAATAAATATCGAAAGTAAAATAGTTCAGATTTAATATCATAGGATGGTTCGTTCAAAGGAACTCTATCGTAAAGTTCATGTGAAAGATCCAAACAACTTGGCAAATCGAGTTAATCTGATTATGCTAATAAATAAATGTTTTCGACCGTCCAAAATAAAAGTTTATAGGGCTGTCTTCGCAATACCATAGAACCAAGTGCAAATGTAATGTAAATAGGTAGCATCTCTTCAAGTTATATTGTCTGGGGCAAAGAGTACCATTAAACCAAAGACAAAATATGAAGAGAAACTGAAAGGTATAGCAGATGGAGTGATAGCAGAACCGCAACACAATTGTGAACGACACAGGATAACTTAGAAGCATATAACTAGATCCCTCATACATAAACTCTCAGTAGACAAGACTCTAAGATGGCAAACTCTTCAGACACGACTGTATGACCAACAGTTTAGCATAGATGACGGCAACATCTACTCAGAAAGTGTAGACTTCAGCTCCCCACTGTTCTGCAGTTCCAACACGATATCGCATCCCCCTATCAGCTCGCCTTTGTAGTAAAGCTGAGGATATGTCGGCCAATTAGAGTAAGTCTTCAATCCCTGCCTTATTTCTTCATTGGTGAGAATATCAAAAGACCCAAAGCTGATTCCTTCATCCTGAAGGGCATTGACGACTTTGGAGCTGAAACCACACCGAGGAGCATCTGGTGTGCCCTTCATAAAAAGCATTACTGGTGATGAGGTGACCAGATTTTTTAGTCTGTCCTCGAGAGTGACCTTTGGAACAATTCCTTTTTCAGCTAGAATCTTCTTCAGCTCCCCACTCTTCAGCATCTCCATCACGATATCGGATCCTCCAATCAGCTCACCTCCTATATAAAGTTGTGGATAGCTAGACCAGTTAGAGAAAATTTTCAGACCCTGCCTCACTTCATCGTCGGAGAGGATATCAAAGCTCTCAAAAGCAACCTTCTCTTGCTGaagaatttcaataaccttatgacTGAAGCCACACTTCGGTTCCTCTGGTCTACCTTTCATGAAGATGATGACAGGGCTTGAATTTACAAGAGTTCGAAGACGAGAAGCCAATTCAACATTAAGGCCCGTGGAATCAGAAATGCCTCCACCTTTTTCAGGAATAGAAGTCTCGGAGACATCTTTTGCACTTTCTGCAACTTTGGTTTCTTTAGAATTCATAGGAACTCCATGATCTCTGAATACATCTTTTAACTCACCACTTTCATGCATAGCAACTGCAATATCACCACCACCAAGAAGCTCACCCTTGCAAAAGAGCTGAGGGAAAGTCGGCCAATTGGAAAACTTCTTCATTCCCTCACGGACCTCATTATCAGTAAGAATGTCAAAGCTTCCAAATTCCACTCCCtcatccttcaaaatttcaacaacCTTTCGGCTGAATCCACACCTTGGTTGCTCTGGACTTCCTTTCATGAATAGGAAAACAGGGTGAGAATTGACAAGCTGCCATAGGCGCGTTGTCAGTCCACTCAGGTCAGagtttacattttcatttttggAAGAATTATTTTCCTTTGCCATGTCTTTCACTGCTTCCAGAACTGTAGGGCCAGCAGCAATCCCAAGGCTTGCAGGTGAAGCAGATTCTACAAGGCTTGTGGATCCAGCAACTTTTGCAACCCTGTTAGCCAAAATGGACGGATTTGCACCCTCAAGTTTATCCACACTTTTACCATCCTGACAAAAGGTAATTTAACAAATATATTAATGTATTTGGAAGCTGGCAGCCAATAAACAAAATCCTGGGAGGTTGTGCAATGTCACACTTCCACTCCACACTGATGTAGCATGATGAATTCATCAAACCAAACAAAATCACAGGTTATGAGATATCCCTGCTGCGATGAACTGAATTTTAAATTCCCCAGGTTCATCTTAtgtttgaattaaaaaaataattagactGCTAAAATATTCCAACAAACACTATAATAATCAAATATTATCATTAAAAAATTGGTCATAGCCCTAACTACATAGATGCTTAAAAAAAAGTGAATTCTCACAAGGATAAGGATGAAGGTGCTACAATCTTATTTAAGTGAAATATGAATCTGGTTGCTGTTAGCAGTCTAAGTTCAGTCCAATATAACATGTTAATACTCAGAATTGATCAAAATCCTGATACAATGTTGTTCAACAGTAGAAAATCTCCTAATTTTACAGAACATTCCCAATATAAACTTGGTTTCAACTAATCTTCGAGGGGCACCTTTTATAGATCAGAAAAGGTCAATTTATGTCCACCATTAACAAATAAATTGCTGTCCTGAAAGCACTAACCTTGAAGAAAACGAAGTATGGAACAGCTGCAACTGCATACGCTTCAGAAATTTCTGGCTGCTCTTCTGCTTCAACCTGAGAAAATTACAAGCTTCAAGTATCAAGATGTTACACAAAACAGGAGCTGGAATTGACCTTCAATGTCAAAAGACCAGAAGAGATTATGAACTTGAAGAAACCCAACCTTAACCAAGAAAAGGAGAAGCTAGACCAACACAAGGatgctttcttattgaaaataatgatATACCTAAAGATTTAGCAAGAAGGAAATAATAAGATCGAGCCATAAAAAATTATCTTCAAATATTAATCTTATATGACATATTTTACTCCATACAACAAATTTATTGTAGGTGAAATATAGCTTGTTTTAAGGTAGAAATAACATTTATAGAActctatttatatttaaaataatacaaAGGATAATCACATCTATTTTCTGGTTGTGGAAACATTTATATGTTTCAATTGTGCATTAATACAATGTAAGCTATATTTACTTTCCATAGACTTTTCCACCtgcttaatcaaaatcaagagacTTGGAGCCTAATCATTTCtccttagattaaaaaaaaaatccctgATTAACCTTCTAGTGCATTGTACATTTGCACTTAGGTTTCACTTGACTTTTAATGtcctatatttaaatataatttatgttGTTTTTATTAGGTGAGAACTATTTTTTAGGTAGTGCCCCCTGTTAAAGCTTAAGATGGAATCTTCTCAAGAAACCCTAGAAAACACAAATAATCAAGTATGTTACAAAGATTGGCATAAAAGCATGCAATACAATCCAACCTAGACAAGCAAACAAGGACAGGGATAACATTCTTGTAACTTTCCAAGACTAAGAACTCATACATGTGATCGAGGACAATATCATCGCACCAAGTCTAAATAATAGTACAAGCACTTGTTCTTAACATTCAGATTCTTATAAGTTGATCTCATATGCTAGATGTAGAAAAATGAAAAATCTAAAATCTAACTATGATGAACCAGACTTTTAGTGGACACAAAAATGATctctttccttcttatcaaccatTGGTGTCCTTCTTCCTCAATCTCTTCAATGTTAATCTTTGCTTCGTCTATCATTTTTGAACAAATATGACAAGAAATTTCTTGTGATACAaaatcatcataatttttttaaaaacctTTTAAGTGTTGATTATGGTAAAAGTCAAGTGATAGAGGTATTAAGTTAGTTCCGCCTGTAAAGAAAAAATATCCTGTAATGGAATATGTTATTTACCATGATGTAAAACTCATAGAAAGTTTCAATCTGATTTATCAATAACCTAAACAGCTAGAAGTAGAAATAGTTGATAATGTTGTTAACGAGTTTAATGCTAATGAGTTCCAACATAGTCTTAACCAATCCAGTTTTCTAAACCAACACATGCATATCGTTACACAACAATAAGAAGGTTACATGTACAAAGACCATAGCAGATCCCAACATGATGATATGATGGTGGACTCAACTGGGGTGAGATTAAGCAGATCTTCCTTCATTGATCAGGGGCTCAAGAAGGCTAGGAGAGTGCCTCTATCTGTCATGGCTTAGAGCAGATAGAGGGCCTTAATGGTTCAAAAAAAGTAAAAAGTAGAATGGTGAGGCTTAACCAACTCGAACTGTCCGCTCTTTCTTCTGCTGAGCCTTTTTATTGTAAGGCTTTGACTTCTAGGACTTCCTGTCATATACTTTCAACTAGTGTGTATCTGAACATAGATTCTGACATGATAGCCATGTGTTGATATGTTCACATTAAGTGTGATTAGCAACTACTAGCACATTTTAAACTCATTATTAGTGTTAGGTTGATACTGTATGTTGGTGCTAAAGATTAGGATCTACAAAATCATCCTTCACACTAACACCAATGTATTATCAAAGTAGTTGTCCATACTAAATatcagatctgaatgaactatgaTTATGTACATGTAATTCCTCCACATGGAAGACTGAAGGAAGAGTGGAAGGCTGTGAGCTGCAACACTAAATATACTATCAAAACGGAGAACATTGAATTGACTAAAAAGTACAAAAGTAATGAAATAATGCATTTTCAACCAGAAGCATCACAAGTTTCAAGGTGAAAGCTCAAAATTACCCTGGACCACACTGAAGAGCAAATAACAGGAACTATATAAAGCTAACCGATAGAGTAACCTAAGGATTACAAGAAGAAGCATGAATGATCCTTACTACTACCAGCACTTATATGAACATGCAAGCAAATATTGATCGAGTACTATTCATCTTTTAACAAGGAATCAATTATTCAAAATCAGTTTTTTACAAGAATAGGTTGTGCTTTTGTTTGGAAGTCAGTCTACGTGAAAAAAAAGATAGGATAGGTTGATAAGTAGATCAATAGTGCAGCAAGCAACATAGAGAAGAACCTCCAATATGATAAACACCATAGATATACTGTAACCTATCTCAAGTCGTCCGTTTAGATGATCTTATTCAGACTGAAGCAGTGCATCTTCGAGTGCGTGGGGAGACTAAAGCAACAGTTGCAATTAAAGCAATCAAATGCAGGAACCTAAGTTGGCAGAACCTTGTCAAAATTACCCGTTTGAACAGTAAAAAAAAATTCTCGGGTATTATCAGCAGACGTCTATCTTCACCAGGTTCGGTGCTAATTAACAGAAACCCCAGCCACAAACAAGAACGTTATACCACGCCCATAAAAACCCTAACCCCTTTCCGGTTCGGCACCGATAAAACCAAAAGAACACCGAAAATCATATCATCAGCGACGCAAACGAGTTCAGAACGCTAAGCCCCGTACAAAATCTAGGAGACAGCGAATCAAAGAACGAATCGTTTCCTAAAAATTGCAACACAGAGGGAAGACACAACAAGCGAACGACGAAAATAGGGAGAAGGGGAAGGGAGATACAGACTCTGAGGAAGAGTGCTTGAGGGAAGTCGGTGGCGAGATGGGCGAAGACTTGATCCATCTGCTTCGAGGCCTCGCACCACGACGCCCAAAAGTGGACCACCACCGGCGCCGCCCCGTGGAGCGCTTCATCAAGCTGTGCCTTCGATTCGACGTCCTTAAccacgccgccgccaccaccgccgccgccacccattGTGTCAAGCCGATCGAGTGGAGGAGAGATTTCTTCTCACCATCCGATATCGacgtatttataattttaataaagtTCGGGTTTGTGGTCCGTTTTTAAAGTTTCTTTATTATTCGTGCGTTGATGTTGAAAGGTTCTGATAAAGATTGATTGGACACGACACCTGAAGCACCGAACAGCGAATAAGACGATAACATTATAACGGCCGTTATAATGATTTTGAGGTGTCTAAACTGCCGTTATAACACGATCACTCATATTACAAATGCTTTCATTCACAAATAATTATGTAGCCCGCAAACAAACATTACAGTACATATCATCCTCTTGACAAATACagctataaagagaagcaaattccATCATCTATTCACATACCTTTTTTTGGCCTTGGTGTTTATATATCATCCTTGGCATTTGTAGAACAATCTAGCAGTGCGTATAGTTTAACGTGCCATCTCATAAGAACAAAGTTTATACGAATGCTACGGGTAATGCATGAATACTAAAATGGCTAAAAATTGACTACAAGGGGAAAATCAACAGACGACAGTACCAATCATATGCTTCAAACACCATACTAGGTTGACATGATAAAGAGCCAAAACTACCAGACACAATTTACATAGCATCTGATGATTACATCAGTGTTCAAAATTACACATGGGTCAGAAAAGAAACACTTCCTAATTTAAGCTCACACttagacaaaagaaaaagaaaaacacatcTTAAGAAGACTTCGTTGTGGACGTTTACCATGGGGCAGATAAGATAGCTTTGAAATTTTCTTCAGCAGAATTATATGTCACTTCAGCTTCCAGGATAttcacttgtaattttgatatctCAGAATCATTGCTGCTCCTTTCCCTGATAACTGAATCTTTTTTATCACGGAAGCTGGCAAGATTTTGCTCCAGTTCCAAGATAGCTTTATCAAATGCTGCAATTAAAGAGTCTAGCCTCTCATTATCATCTTTTTTCTCTAACATCTTCACTTTGAGTGCTGCTTTTCTAGTCTCACACTGCCTTCGGTTGACATGCATCTCAAGCAGGTCCTGAAGACGCGACCGCAAACAATGAACATTGAATCCATTTGCCTCAAAGGCGCTGAGTGCCCTCAACCTTCCCTCAATAGTTGCTTGTGCATCATCAATATGTATCTGCTGAATATTGGCAACTAAGTTGGCAAATGATATCATAAGACCAATAGCCATTCCTTCGCGAAACTCCATAGAGTACTGCTCCAATGGGTGAAAATGTGGCTGTTGAGGCATTACCTGGAAGATTTCCATTGACTCTATTGGTTCCCACATGGATGAAGTCTTTGAGAATGGCATCAGTTCCTCTTTTAAAGGTGACCCTGTAGAGATGGGATCAATCAGGGCACCCATACTCTCAAAGATAACTGTCTCAGATGGTGCTTTATTGTGAT of the Musa acuminata AAA Group cultivar baxijiao chromosome BXJ3-2, Cavendish_Baxijiao_AAA, whole genome shotgun sequence genome contains:
- the LOC135631728 gene encoding monothiol glutaredoxin-S11-like, which encodes MGGGGGGGGGVVKDVESKAQLDEALHGAAPVVVHFWASWCEASKQMDQVFAHLATDFPQALFLRVEAEEQPEISEAYAVAAVPYFVFFKDGKSVDKLEGANPSILANRVAKVAGSTSLVESASPASLGIAAGPTVLEAVKDMAKENNSSKNENVNSDLSGLTTRLWQLVNSHPVFLFMKGSPEQPRCGFSRKVVEILKDEGVEFGSFDILTDNEVREGMKKFSNWPTFPQLFCKGELLGGGDIAVAMHESGELKDVFRDHGVPMNSKETKVAESAKDVSETSIPEKGGGISDSTGLNVELASRLRTLVNSSPVIIFMKGRPEEPKCGFSHKVIEILQQEKVAFESFDILSDDEVRQGLKIFSNWSSYPQLYIGGELIGGSDIVMEMLKSGELKKILAEKGIVPKVTLEDRLKNLVTSSPVMLFMKGTPDAPRCGFSSKVVNALQDEGISFGSFDILTNEEIRQGLKTYSNWPTYPQLYYKGELIGGCDIVLELQNSGELKSTLSE